The genomic DNA GGACGGCAAGACCAAGATACTGGCATTCACCCCGCGCGACCGCGAGCCGATGTTGATCGCCTGCCTGTGGTCGCACTGGATCGACCCACGGGGCCAGGAACCAGATCTACTGTCATTCGCAGCCATCACCGACGAGCCCGAGCCGGAGGTCGCTGCGGCGGGCCACGATCGGACGATCATCAACATCAAGCCTGAGCACATCGACGCCTGGCTCAACCCAGACGCTGGGAACTTGACGGCGCTGTACGCGATCTTCGACGACAAGCGACATCCCTACTATGAGCACCGTGAGGCCGCATGACCATCCAAGACGCATCACAGGTTGCCGCCGAAGCTCTGAGCTTCATTGCTGCCTACGATCGCAGCAACACCTACGAAACGTTCTGGGACCACTACCTTTCGCGCTTCGGATCGATGATGCAGTCGCTACAGCAACCCGACGCAACCGACAGTCAGAAAGCCGCCCTGCGCATGATCCAAGACGCGCTGGATCCGTTCTGCGCGTCCCATGTTGGGAAACTGGACACTGACTCAATGATGGATACGCCTTGACTCCGGAAACCAGCGGCCTCCTCGACGTTGAGTCCGAACTAGCCAGCGGACTAGCCGGCATTTCATAGTCGTACAGACGCCCGGAATGTGTCGGAAGGGCACGCCAGTCAACGGCGGCAAACGACCCTTTGCGGACATTTGCATGCAGCGACTGACGAGTTTATGGCTTGGAGCCTTCCGAGCCTCACCCGCTTCTGCGGGCCGCTCCTGCTCGTAATGCCGCTGCAGAAACCGACTGTAGGTTGTCCCTCATTACCTCGGCGCGCGATGCGGTGCAGACACCAACGGATCACGCGGCAGCCGTGCGATCAACGAAGCATAGTAAGCGTTTACCGCGGAGGAGTCCTCGACTAGGGTGCCTTCTTCCTCGCGCATCGGCTGATTTGGGTCTCCGCGAAACGACAGCCAGTTGAAGCTGGTCGTGACGAAGTACGCGTCGTCGACCAACAACACCTTGGCGTGAGTGTTGCCCTTGCGCACTAAGCGGAAATTTTTGAAGGACGTCGCCAAGGCTTCCAGTGACTCACGTGCCTGCCTGTCCGCATCGCGCTCGCCCGGATCGTCGCGACCGATGCCATAGGCCACGATCACCTCCACGCCGCGGTCCAGGCAGACCGTAAGGCGCTTGATGAAAGCTTTGTCGACTACGGCGGCGCGAATCCACGGTGAGACAATCAATAGACGGGTCTTAGCGCGTTCCAGCGCATCGCGAAGCAATGGCGGGTGATCGTACACACCCAAAACCCGCACCTTGGCTGATGTCACGCTGACGGCGTTCGCGCCTGCCAGGGTGAGGAGCGGGCGCCTGTCGAGAGACGCAGTGGAGGCATCCTCGACGACATGGAGGTCTCGACGGAGTTCCCGCGCCACCGCCTGCACTTCGCGGCGACGCTTGTCCGCGTCAAACAACGTTGCAAACAACGGTGATTTTGGCGCCACGCCGCTGCGCTCATAGGCGATCTCGTGCTCGACAGACGGGCGTCCGTCTATAGCGAAGGCGATCGAGATCCGGCGTCCGTCGCTTGACTTGAAGCCCGCGGCCAGAGCTCGACGAAACAGCAAGGTAGGCTTGCCGACCACCGCATCAAGGCGCACGGCGCGTTGGCTTGGGCTGCCTACCTTGGCCATCAGTGCGGTCACCCGGTTTACTTGGGCCAGGTCGATATCGGCGGCACGGGGCATGCGCCGCTCCACCGGGGGTAACACGCCTACCGGGTCGAGCTGCTTGCTCGTCCATAGCTCGCGATGGTCCAAAGCCACTAGCTGGCGGGTGATGCCATCGACGTAAACCGGAATGCGCTGACGCACCAACACGAAGGAAGCCGCTGTCGCAAGCCGCCGTGTCCCTTCCGCGGTCAGGGCGTAACGAACAGGTTCGCCACCAAGCGCTACCACGGCGTTCTCGAATGCCAATTGGCCAAGCTGCGAAATCACTACCTTGGATGGCAGGCCGAGGAATCGCTCGAGGTCGCGGATCGAATCGACACCGCGCGCAATCGACTTGAGCATGAACTCCTCGATGGCGCCCAGCTTACCGGCCTCCTGGAGGGTGACGGCGCAGTTGACCCGAAACACTGGCAGGCCGACCTCGCGGTAAGCGACAAGGCGCTGCCCGTCGCGTCGATCCAGCCGTTGGGCGATGGCCTCTAGGTCACTCATGGTCCCACCCCTTGATCACGCATTCGGTCGACTCTTGCTCGACGAACTGGATGAGGCGCTGAAATGGGTTTGGCCCCTTTACCGTACGGCAGAACTCAAGATCGCCCACGATCACCAAATAGTCACGAGCGCGCGACAAGGCCACATTGAGGTGGCGCCAGTCGGACAGCATGCCGATCTGGCCGCGGCTGTTCTTGCGTGTGACCGAATAGATGCAGATGTCCACCTCGCGCCCTTGGAATGCATGCACCGACGCACAGTCGATGGTCAGGCGGTCGAGGTCCCGCTCCTTGCGAATCTCGTTGCGGATCAAAGTGACCTGTGGGGCATAGCCGGATATGACACCGATAGTCGGCCAGGAAGCGGGCGGGCGGCCACTGCGCGTCAGCGCGAACTGTATGCGCTTTAACAGCGCGACAATCGCCTGTGCCTCGCGGGCATTTTCGTAACTGGTCCCGCGTGTTCGCTCCTCGTAGGCCTTATCAGTGCCGGAGTACGGATCGAGCCAGGCTACTTCGCGGTCGAGTCCGGCCACAGCGAGGTCCGCAATTTCGCGGTCGGCGGTGGATGCACCTTCGCTGAGGTTGTCGTCATAGAAGCACCGGCTAACGAGCCGGCCAATCTCGCCGCGCATGCGGTGCTGCTCGGTCAAGGCGGCCTTGCATCCGTCGCCGAGGTCCTTAGTCAGTCGTTCGAACAGCTGCTCATCGAGTTGCTGCTGGTTCAGCCCAAACCGCTCCTGCAGCTCCTCGGACCGGAGCGCGTGATCGAGCACGGCGGGAAGCTGGTGGTGGTCGCCGAGAAGGACGGCGCGACGCGACTGCGCCAAGGGCACCAACAGTTCGGTGGTCGTGGCCTTCCCGGCTTCGTCGACGATGCACAGGTCGAACACCGTGCGCAACGCAGCCTCCTCGCGACAGAACCCAACGCAGGTGCCCGCGACGACCGAGGACGACGCGATGATCGCCGCGTTGAAATCGTCGGACTGGCCAAAGCGCATGCGCCA from Luteimonas sp. YGD11-2 includes the following:
- a CDS encoding phospholipase D-like domain-containing protein, giving the protein MSDLEAIAQRLDRRDGQRLVAYREVGLPVFRVNCAVTLQEAGKLGAIEEFMLKSIARGVDSIRDLERFLGLPSKVVISQLGQLAFENAVVALGGEPVRYALTAEGTRRLATAASFVLVRQRIPVYVDGITRQLVALDHRELWTSKQLDPVGVLPPVERRMPRAADIDLAQVNRVTALMAKVGSPSQRAVRLDAVVGKPTLLFRRALAAGFKSSDGRRISIAFAIDGRPSVEHEIAYERSGVAPKSPLFATLFDADKRRREVQAVARELRRDLHVVEDASTASLDRRPLLTLAGANAVSVTSAKVRVLGVYDHPPLLRDALERAKTRLLIVSPWIRAAVVDKAFIKRLTVCLDRGVEVIVAYGIGRDDPGERDADRQARESLEALATSFKNFRLVRKGNTHAKVLLVDDAYFVTTSFNWLSFRGDPNQPMREEEGTLVEDSSAVNAYYASLIARLPRDPLVSAPHRAPR